The following are encoded together in the Burkholderiales bacterium genome:
- a CDS encoding rubredoxin, with the protein MPFKVWQCVLCGFTYDEAAGLPNEGIPAGTRWADVPADWICPDCSATKADFEMIEI; encoded by the coding sequence ATGCCGTTCAAGGTGTGGCAGTGCGTGTTGTGCGGATTCACTTACGACGAGGCGGCGGGCTTGCCGAACGAAGGCATTCCCGCCGGCACCCGCTGGGCCGACGTGCCCGCGGACTGGATCTGCCCGGACTGTTCCGCGACCAAAGCGGATTTCGAGATGATCGAGATCTGA
- a CDS encoding SDR family NAD(P)-dependent oxidoreductase, giving the protein MLLDHKIAVITGNPYGIGRETAALFEREGARVISIDDSAHGWGTDSRPDFIADASDANAMAAVVAQCTTSVERVDILFNLAGRAVKQSFENTTEATWNRMIARNLNAAFICSKAFLPLMKKSRDGAIVNHASIDGFLGNPSLAAYSAGKGGVIPLTHVMAHDLGKYGIRVNCISTGGIRDGEVRAEDAARLRVTPSGRSGTPEDVARVALFLASDLSAYVNGANIVVDGGRTVITQGCYED; this is encoded by the coding sequence ATGTTGCTCGACCACAAGATCGCCGTCATTACCGGCAACCCGTACGGCATCGGCCGCGAGACCGCCGCGCTCTTCGAGCGCGAAGGCGCGCGGGTCATCTCGATCGACGACAGCGCACACGGCTGGGGAACCGATTCACGGCCCGATTTCATCGCCGACGCCTCGGATGCGAACGCGATGGCTGCCGTCGTCGCACAGTGCACGACATCGGTGGAACGCGTCGACATCCTTTTCAATCTCGCAGGGCGTGCGGTGAAGCAAAGCTTCGAGAATACGACCGAAGCGACCTGGAACCGGATGATCGCGCGCAATCTCAACGCCGCTTTCATCTGCTCCAAAGCGTTCCTGCCGCTCATGAAAAAGTCGCGCGATGGCGCGATCGTCAATCATGCGTCCATCGACGGCTTTCTCGGCAACCCGTCCCTGGCGGCGTATTCGGCGGGCAAAGGCGGCGTCATCCCCCTCACCCACGTGATGGCGCACGACCTCGGCAAATACGGCATACGCGTCAACTGCATTTCCACGGGAGGGATCCGCGACGGCGAGGTGCGCGCCGAGGACGCCGCGCGGCTGCGCGTGACGCCCTCCGGCCGCAGCGGCACGCCCGAGGACGTCGCGCGCGTCGCGCTTTTCCTCGCCTCGGACCTGTCCGCGTACGTCAACGGGGCCAACATCGTCGTCGACGGCGGCCGCACGGTGATCACGCAGGGATGCTACGAAGACTGA
- a CDS encoding IclR family transcriptional regulator → MRAVQRILAIFESFTPERSSLTLQEIADDIELPKSTTFRIVQSLEQAGYLVRLQDQKYCLSFRITRLAGLVKSTLGIREIARPIVLELADATKETVSIHTVSGRNRVCIEAMATAASPLRNVVQPGEQVPLLAGSASKVLMAYMPKSQLTPIVAAIARQAKRSQSDLVDELGKIRGHGYAVSHGERLLGLSAVSAPILDANDEVHYCLSIGGPTVRMQANEKDFIDRAIKAAAQISRQFGGNH, encoded by the coding sequence ATGCGCGCCGTCCAGCGAATACTCGCGATATTCGAAAGCTTCACCCCCGAGCGTAGCAGTCTCACGCTGCAGGAGATCGCCGACGACATCGAGCTGCCGAAGTCCACGACCTTCCGGATCGTGCAGAGCCTCGAGCAGGCCGGTTATCTCGTGCGTCTCCAGGATCAGAAGTACTGCCTGTCGTTTCGCATCACGCGCCTCGCCGGCCTCGTCAAGAGCACGCTGGGCATACGCGAGATCGCGCGGCCGATCGTCCTGGAACTCGCCGACGCCACCAAGGAGACGGTGTCGATACACACCGTGAGCGGCCGCAACCGCGTCTGCATCGAGGCCATGGCGACGGCCGCGTCTCCCTTGCGCAACGTCGTGCAGCCGGGAGAGCAGGTACCCCTGCTGGCCGGATCGGCGTCGAAAGTGCTGATGGCCTACATGCCGAAATCACAGCTCACGCCCATCGTCGCCGCGATCGCGCGGCAGGCGAAACGCAGTCAGTCCGACCTGGTGGACGAGCTCGGCAAGATCCGGGGTCACGGCTACGCGGTCTCTCATGGAGAGCGCCTGCTCGGCCTGTCGGCGGTATCGGCGCCGATCCTGGATGCGAACGACGAAGTTCACTACTGTCTCTCGATCGGCGGACCGACCGTACGAATGCAGGCGAACGAAAAAGACTTCATCGACCGCGCAATCAAGGCGGCCGCGCAGATCTCGAGGCAGTTCGGCGGCAACCATTAG